Proteins encoded in a region of the Pseudomonas shahriarae genome:
- the selD gene encoding selenide, water dikinase SelD: MSMFCQIMDKSESGGCGCKIPSSVLTKILSQTAAANTVSDDKVVLGFESSDDCAVYDAGEKYLLFTTDFFSPIVNDPYIFGQLAASNAVSDIFASGGSPLIANSIMAFDPEQVSVEQVTQMILGAQSVMNRFNVSIVGGHTIKNSQPLYGFSIIGEVEKHRLKKNNTARAGDLLVMTRPIGVGILANALKSGVIEQKDIAASTLAQITGNNAFGRTLSESPEVSSLTDITGFGLIGHISEMVGLGQLDVDLDTSSLVFYDGTESLAVAVTSADSGIFSNIKKYAQNVEYLTDPPLARKFLLHDPQTNGGLLFTVSAEGFEKNHQKWQALCPDLIVIGRMTEGTGKIKVC, from the coding sequence ATGTCGATGTTTTGTCAGATCATGGATAAATCTGAGAGTGGTGGGTGCGGGTGCAAGATCCCATCCAGTGTGTTAACGAAGATTCTGTCGCAAACTGCAGCAGCCAATACGGTTTCGGATGACAAGGTGGTGTTGGGCTTTGAGTCTTCTGACGATTGCGCCGTCTATGACGCAGGTGAAAAATATCTGTTATTCACCACCGATTTTTTCTCTCCGATAGTCAACGATCCTTATATCTTCGGCCAATTGGCAGCCAGCAATGCTGTAAGCGATATCTTTGCTTCAGGCGGGAGTCCGCTTATTGCCAACTCGATCATGGCGTTCGACCCGGAACAGGTTTCGGTCGAGCAAGTTACGCAGATGATCCTTGGCGCCCAGTCGGTGATGAACAGGTTCAATGTCAGCATCGTCGGTGGTCATACGATCAAGAACAGCCAGCCCTTGTACGGCTTCTCGATCATTGGCGAGGTGGAAAAACACCGTTTGAAGAAAAACAACACGGCCAGGGCCGGTGATTTGCTGGTCATGACGCGTCCGATCGGTGTCGGCATCCTCGCCAATGCCCTGAAGAGCGGAGTGATTGAACAAAAGGATATTGCTGCGTCGACGCTTGCCCAGATTACCGGCAACAACGCGTTTGGCCGCACGCTGAGCGAAAGCCCTGAGGTGAGCAGTTTGACTGATATCACGGGGTTCGGTTTGATCGGCCATATCAGTGAGATGGTCGGGCTGGGGCAACTGGATGTTGACCTGGATACAAGCAGTCTGGTTTTTTATGACGGCACAGAGTCATTGGCAGTGGCGGTGACTTCAGCTGACAGCGGTATTTTCTCTAACATTAAAAAGTACGCGCAGAACGTGGAGTACCTGACTGATCCTCCATTAGCTAGAAAGTTTCTGTTGCATGATCCGCAAACGAATGGCGGTTTGCTGTTCACGGTGAGTGCCGAAGGGTTTGAAAAGAACCATCAGAAGTGGCAGGCGCTTTGCCCTGATCTGATTGTTATCGGTCGGATGACGGAAGGGACCGGCAAGATCAAGGTCTGCTGA
- a CDS encoding GNAT family N-acetyltransferase → MSNDPQAIVVRAVQPEDYEQWLQLWLAYQDFYQVSLDEATTRTAFSRLLDTNEAMACAVAVHGDELVGLVHALLHRSTWAVADFCYLEDLYVAPTVRGGGTGKLLIEWVQRYAQHHGCARLYWHTQQTNKRAQKLYNWIAEDSGCIEYRMAL, encoded by the coding sequence ATGAGTAACGATCCACAGGCAATCGTGGTCAGGGCAGTGCAACCTGAAGACTATGAGCAATGGCTGCAACTGTGGCTGGCCTACCAGGACTTTTATCAAGTCAGCCTGGATGAGGCCACCACCCGCACTGCCTTCAGCCGCTTGCTCGATACCAATGAAGCCATGGCCTGTGCCGTGGCGGTGCATGGCGATGAGTTGGTGGGGCTGGTGCATGCGCTGTTGCATCGTTCGACCTGGGCGGTCGCCGACTTCTGCTACCTCGAAGACCTGTACGTGGCCCCCACGGTACGCGGCGGCGGTACCGGCAAACTGTTGATCGAATGGGTCCAGCGCTATGCGCAACACCACGGCTGCGCCCGGTTGTACTGGCATACCCAGCAGACCAACAAGCGTGCGCAGAAACTCTACAACTGGATCGCCGAGGACTCGGGCTGCATTGAGTATCGGATGGCTCTGTAA
- a CDS encoding benzoate/H(+) symporter BenE family transporter → MNRPAPRLRLADYLSPSISALISVIVNYAGTFVLVFQAAHLAQLSAAQTASWVWSVSIGVGVTGAWLSYRYREPIITAWSTPGVAFLATVMPFTPYAEVIGAYVMCALGFIVLGLSGAFERLVRLIPGGIAAGLLAGILLQFGVAAFGGASADPLLVIVLVVSYAVLRRFTSRYAMVGILLIGLGLLLAQQRLDLHSLELQLAAPVFEMPHFSIAAFFGVALPLFVITLTGQYIPGMLVLRNDGFKTSANPIITVTGLGSLLMAPFGAHAFNVAAITAAICTGRDTHQDPSKRYIAGLVCGALYILVGVFGVTLATLFMVLPRAFITTLAGLALLGAIGSSLANAMADTRTRETALITFLATAANVTLLGIGGAFWGLVAGLLVHGVIHGGRRVETRAAG, encoded by the coding sequence ATGAACCGACCCGCCCCACGCCTACGCCTCGCCGACTACCTGTCCCCCAGCATCAGCGCGCTGATTTCGGTCATCGTCAATTACGCGGGCACCTTTGTCCTGGTGTTCCAGGCTGCCCACCTGGCGCAGTTGAGCGCGGCGCAAACCGCTTCCTGGGTCTGGTCGGTGAGTATCGGCGTGGGCGTGACCGGCGCGTGGTTGAGCTACCGCTACCGCGAGCCGATCATCACGGCGTGGTCGACGCCGGGGGTGGCCTTTCTGGCGACGGTCATGCCGTTTACACCGTATGCCGAAGTGATCGGTGCCTATGTGATGTGTGCCCTCGGTTTTATCGTGCTGGGCCTGAGTGGTGCGTTTGAGCGCTTGGTGCGGCTGATCCCCGGTGGCATTGCGGCGGGTTTGCTGGCGGGGATTCTCCTGCAGTTTGGTGTGGCGGCCTTTGGTGGCGCCAGTGCGGACCCGCTGCTGGTGATTGTTCTGGTGGTGTCCTACGCGGTGCTGCGCCGCTTCACTTCACGGTATGCGATGGTCGGGATTCTGTTGATTGGCCTGGGGCTGCTGCTCGCCCAGCAGCGCCTTGACCTGCACAGCCTGGAGCTGCAACTGGCCGCCCCGGTGTTTGAAATGCCGCACTTTTCCATCGCGGCGTTTTTTGGCGTGGCCTTGCCGCTGTTCGTGATTACCCTGACCGGGCAATACATCCCCGGCATGCTGGTGCTGCGCAACGACGGGTTCAAGACCAGCGCCAACCCGATCATCACCGTCACCGGCCTGGGGTCTTTGTTGATGGCACCGTTCGGCGCCCACGCGTTCAATGTCGCAGCGATTACGGCGGCGATCTGCACCGGGCGCGATACCCATCAGGACCCGTCCAAACGCTACATCGCCGGGTTGGTGTGTGGGGCGCTGTACATCCTGGTCGGGGTGTTTGGCGTGACGTTGGCAACCTTGTTTATGGTCCTGCCCCGCGCGTTTATCACCACCTTGGCGGGCCTGGCGCTGCTCGGCGCCATCGGTTCAAGCCTGGCCAATGCGATGGCCGATACACGCACCCGGGAAACCGCGTTGATCACCTTTTTGGCAACGGCGGCCAATGTCACGTTGCTGGGCATTGGCGGCGCGTTCTGGGGGCTGGTGGCGGGGTTGCTGGTGCATGGGGTGATTCACGGTGGGCGCCGGGTTGAGACGCGTGCGGCGGGCTAA
- a CDS encoding DHH family phosphoesterase, protein MRVVTSGSAYLDIDAYACCIAYAELLNRQGIEARAVSSAPLNASISRTVLGWQSSLDDYLPRAGDEFVLVDVSDYHYFDPVVVPEQVVEVIDHHPGFENYWAQKLGSAADILPIGAAATLIFQRWEALELLPLISEKSAALLATAILDNTLNFTGQLTTQSDIRAYEVLARRAKLDAGWPERYLRECQATIESDLIGALAVDMKRLKADSNLPQVFAQMAVWDASALIQTHRSTLAHWMAAQGEDWLLNVISISECKSYFLAEPLASQQKLSHLLSIQWQAGMAVLECPLLRKELLKLGLARTCVVPTSLRGS, encoded by the coding sequence ATGAGGGTGGTGACCTCAGGCTCGGCGTACCTGGACATCGATGCGTATGCCTGCTGCATTGCGTACGCCGAGCTGTTGAATCGCCAAGGCATTGAGGCTCGGGCCGTCAGTAGCGCCCCGCTCAATGCCAGCATCTCCAGGACTGTGCTCGGATGGCAGTCATCTCTGGATGACTATCTGCCGAGAGCGGGTGATGAGTTCGTGTTGGTGGATGTCTCCGACTACCACTATTTCGACCCGGTGGTGGTTCCTGAACAGGTGGTGGAAGTCATTGACCATCACCCAGGCTTTGAAAACTATTGGGCGCAGAAGCTCGGTTCTGCGGCAGACATCCTGCCAATCGGCGCAGCGGCGACCCTGATTTTTCAGCGTTGGGAAGCGTTGGAGCTGTTGCCGCTAATAAGCGAAAAAAGTGCTGCGTTGCTGGCCACGGCTATTCTGGACAATACCCTGAATTTCACCGGGCAGTTGACCACCCAATCGGATATCCGGGCTTATGAAGTCCTCGCACGGCGGGCGAAACTGGATGCGGGCTGGCCCGAGCGGTACTTGCGCGAGTGTCAAGCCACTATCGAGTCAGACTTGATTGGCGCGTTGGCGGTTGATATGAAGCGGCTGAAAGCCGATAGCAACCTGCCGCAGGTTTTCGCGCAGATGGCGGTGTGGGATGCCAGTGCGCTGATCCAAACGCATCGGTCAACGCTCGCCCACTGGATGGCCGCGCAGGGTGAAGACTGGCTGTTGAACGTCATCAGTATCAGCGAGTGCAAAAGCTACTTTCTGGCTGAGCCCTTGGCCAGCCAACAAAAGTTGAGCCATTTGCTGTCGATCCAATGGCAGGCCGGAATGGCTGTCCTTGAGTGCCCGCTACTGCGTAAGGAGCTGTTGAAGTTGGGGTTGGCGCGCACCTGCGTTGTTCCAACAAGCCTTCGCGGCAGTTAA
- a CDS encoding sulfite exporter TauE/SafE family protein: MVAVTIYPVMVGVGMVAGFMSGLFGIGGGIIVTPLLVLIYPILSGQKLPIEVVTGLSSAQGFFSSLVSFALHRIKFQPDWRVIRSFAVPMAVANFFASLHADAFSENFILFVFGLLGLMSLLVTHLFHRPVALLCNHQSLSLPLIGLVLGVLCGLVGQGGGFIYLPVLISLFGLQIKQAISTSALIGIIGASGALLGRVGSTMDFLGYTGELVLGIVVGGFLGAMLSHRLDSGHLKQALNAFVLLCSIQLMLRLIV, translated from the coding sequence ATGGTAGCCGTGACAATCTACCCGGTTATGGTCGGTGTGGGCATGGTGGCTGGTTTCATGTCAGGTCTGTTCGGTATCGGTGGGGGCATCATCGTGACGCCCCTGTTGGTGCTGATTTACCCGATCTTGTCCGGTCAGAAACTGCCGATTGAAGTCGTGACGGGACTTTCTTCCGCACAAGGCTTCTTTTCGTCCCTCGTGTCGTTCGCGCTGCACCGCATCAAGTTTCAGCCGGATTGGCGAGTGATCAGAAGCTTTGCTGTACCGATGGCTGTCGCCAACTTTTTTGCCTCTCTCCATGCTGATGCATTCAGCGAAAACTTCATCCTGTTCGTCTTCGGGCTGCTGGGGTTGATGTCGCTGTTGGTGACGCATCTGTTCCATAGACCGGTGGCCCTGTTGTGCAACCATCAATCGCTGTCGTTGCCACTGATAGGGCTGGTGCTTGGCGTATTGTGCGGGCTGGTCGGCCAGGGCGGCGGGTTCATCTACCTGCCTGTACTGATCAGCTTGTTTGGTCTGCAGATAAAGCAGGCCATTTCGACCTCGGCGCTGATCGGAATCATCGGAGCAAGTGGGGCTTTACTCGGCAGAGTGGGCTCCACCATGGACTTTCTCGGCTACACCGGTGAATTGGTACTGGGGATAGTGGTGGGTGGTTTCCTCGGAGCCATGCTTTCTCATCGGCTGGACTCAGGGCATCTGAAACAGGCACTGAATGCTTTCGTTTTGCTGTGCTCGATCCAGCTCATGCTGCGCCTTATTGTTTGA
- a CDS encoding cysteine desulfurase family protein — protein sequence MDIAVDAVYADVCGSAPVSMAVSNMLQALFSTRQCANPNANHALGVQLLERVERARGRIASLLKVDADCLIFNSGSSEGCSQVFHDFFERYKHEQPLVLYSAIEHSCTLQNINRYGLEGLQSIAIGHQMNGLLDTAQLEQLLRTHAGRPTLVCVMAVHNETGVIQPIEAIARQVKAGGGLLFSDMTQAIGKIPVDLHASGVDFAIASGHKFGALPGAGFLYARNRYGLSPLIVGGGQEGGLRGGTQNYPGILSIETALQEKQHKYGNGKVAVQQSRETFESKLQAMLGEVVVIGQQAPRVPCVSFIALPGVNTKKLQLALNRQSIYITGGSACSDKTLSLSNTVTQLGYSEQIAGATVRISIDEEHCQFAYERILEGIAQALKLSSTVSAAHAVAHVL from the coding sequence ATGGATATTGCTGTGGATGCAGTTTATGCCGACGTCTGTGGTTCGGCACCGGTTTCAATGGCTGTCAGCAACATGCTTCAGGCGTTGTTCTCGACCCGCCAATGCGCCAACCCCAACGCCAATCACGCCCTCGGCGTTCAATTGCTCGAACGAGTCGAACGGGCGCGTGGCCGCATCGCCAGCCTTTTGAAAGTGGACGCCGACTGCCTGATTTTCAACAGCGGCTCCAGTGAGGGCTGTAGCCAGGTGTTTCATGATTTTTTCGAACGCTACAAACATGAGCAACCCTTGGTGCTGTACTCAGCGATCGAACACTCCTGCACCCTGCAGAACATAAACCGCTACGGTCTGGAAGGTCTGCAATCCATAGCGATCGGGCATCAAATGAACGGACTGCTCGACACTGCACAATTGGAACAGCTGCTCCGCACCCATGCAGGTCGCCCGACATTGGTTTGCGTTATGGCGGTGCATAACGAAACCGGCGTGATTCAACCGATCGAAGCAATCGCCCGACAAGTGAAGGCTGGGGGTGGTTTGCTATTTTCGGACATGACCCAGGCCATCGGCAAAATCCCTGTGGATCTGCACGCATCCGGCGTTGATTTCGCTATTGCGTCAGGACACAAGTTCGGAGCGTTGCCCGGTGCCGGTTTTCTATACGCCAGAAACCGCTACGGTTTGTCGCCATTAATTGTTGGCGGTGGCCAGGAAGGCGGGTTGCGCGGTGGTACTCAGAACTATCCGGGCATTCTTTCGATTGAAACTGCGTTGCAGGAGAAACAGCACAAATACGGCAACGGTAAAGTCGCGGTACAACAGAGCCGGGAAACATTTGAATCTAAGCTGCAAGCGATGCTGGGCGAAGTGGTCGTGATCGGTCAGCAAGCACCGCGTGTACCGTGTGTGAGCTTTATTGCATTGCCGGGCGTCAATACAAAAAAACTGCAGCTTGCCTTGAACAGGCAGTCGATCTACATAACCGGTGGGTCGGCATGCTCGGACAAGACACTCAGCCTGTCCAACACGGTTACACAACTGGGATATTCCGAGCAGATCGCCGGGGCCACGGTGCGCATTTCCATCGACGAAGAACATTGTCAATTCGCGTATGAGCGGATTCTGGAGGGGATCGCTCAAGCGCTGAAGCTGTCTTCAACTGTCTCGGCAGCTCACGCTGTGGCCCACGTGTTATGA
- a CDS encoding PLP-dependent aminotransferase family protein codes for MTHNLELDTLKIRLTDPKLASLDLRVRVQRVLRQLILEGILAPGSRLPATRTLGKSLGISRDTVEMAYVQLQLDGYLCRREGSGSYVSEKIGPSLLGARKRQPVVANQVAALSARGAQILASGGVTDQQVVKAFATGLPETRTFPVGIWERLHRQALKDYRPNLLLHGDPQGAEPLRQAIADYLNLERGARVTPDQVLVLSSTRQALYLCAQVLVDEGQPILMEDPGYFGARKAFEMSQLKVVPVAVDAKGLCIDALRADRSGANAVYVTPSHQYPTGATLALERRLDLIAWAEQRQGWIIEDDYDSQFHYEGLPTACVQGLDSSQRTIYLGTFSKSLYPGLRMGFMVLPRELVKPMTYARSILDGHTPQIAQLTLARFMNDGHFGSHIRAMRKIYGERRDAMAEAVERHLSHVVTASLPPGGLQLPCVLHEGWSELETIRQAARVGIQLPGLTRLYARPPARGGWLLGFSALTPSEIESACRQLAKVLKSGLAQGGEVD; via the coding sequence ATGACCCACAACCTTGAACTGGACACGCTGAAGATCCGCCTGACGGACCCCAAGCTGGCCTCCCTGGATTTGCGTGTGCGGGTGCAGCGCGTGCTGCGTCAGCTGATCCTGGAGGGCATTCTTGCGCCCGGCAGTCGGTTGCCCGCCACGCGTACGTTGGGCAAGTCACTGGGCATTTCCCGGGATACCGTAGAAATGGCCTACGTCCAACTGCAACTGGACGGTTACCTGTGCCGGCGTGAAGGTTCGGGTAGCTACGTTTCCGAGAAGATCGGGCCGAGCTTGCTGGGCGCACGCAAGCGCCAGCCAGTGGTGGCGAACCAGGTTGCGGCGCTGAGTGCCAGGGGCGCGCAGATCCTTGCCAGCGGCGGGGTGACCGACCAGCAGGTGGTCAAGGCGTTTGCCACAGGGCTGCCGGAAACGCGCACCTTCCCCGTGGGCATCTGGGAGCGCCTGCACCGCCAGGCATTGAAGGATTACCGCCCGAACCTGCTGTTGCATGGCGACCCGCAAGGCGCCGAACCCCTGCGCCAGGCCATCGCCGACTACCTGAACCTGGAACGCGGGGCGCGGGTCACGCCGGATCAGGTGCTGGTGCTGTCGAGCACGCGTCAGGCCCTGTATTTGTGCGCGCAGGTGCTGGTGGATGAAGGCCAGCCGATCCTGATGGAAGACCCCGGTTACTTCGGCGCCCGCAAGGCGTTTGAAATGTCCCAGCTCAAGGTGGTACCGGTTGCGGTGGACGCCAAAGGCCTGTGTATCGACGCCCTGCGCGCCGACCGCAGCGGCGCCAACGCCGTGTATGTCACGCCGTCCCATCAATACCCCACAGGCGCCACCCTGGCGCTGGAGCGGCGCCTGGACCTGATCGCCTGGGCCGAACAGCGCCAAGGCTGGATTATCGAGGACGACTACGACAGCCAGTTTCACTATGAAGGTTTGCCGACCGCCTGTGTGCAGGGCCTGGACAGCTCCCAGCGCACGATCTACCTCGGCACCTTCAGCAAATCCCTGTACCCCGGCTTGCGCATGGGCTTTATGGTGCTGCCCCGGGAGTTGGTCAAACCCATGACCTACGCCCGCAGCATCCTTGACGGCCATACCCCGCAAATCGCCCAACTGACCCTGGCGCGGTTTATGAACGACGGGCATTTCGGCAGCCATATCCGCGCAATGCGCAAAATCTACGGCGAGCGACGTGATGCCATGGCCGAGGCGGTGGAGCGCCACTTGAGCCATGTGGTCACCGCCAGCTTGCCGCCCGGGGGCTTACAGTTGCCTTGTGTGCTGCATGAGGGATGGTCGGAGCTGGAGACGATTCGCCAGGCGGCGCGGGTGGGTATCCAGTTGCCGGGCCTGACGCGGCTTTATGCCCGGCCACCGGCACGGGGCGGCTGGCTGCTGGGGTTCTCGGCGCTGACGCCCAGTGAAATCGAGAGTGCCTGCCGGCAGTTGGCCAAGGTGCTCAAGAGTGGTCTGGCGCAAGGCGGCGAAGTGGACTGA
- a CDS encoding GntT/GntP/DsdX family permease, whose product MSPTFSLLILGASILLIVVLIGKCRVHPFLALIAASLLVGVGTGMTPTAIVSAFEKGMGSTLGFLAGIIGLGSILGKLLEESGGAKRIATTLLRLLGEQNAAWAMMLVGFIAGIPVFFEVGFVLLIPLIYVVARQTRINLLYLGVPLATSLMVVHCILPPHPAATAITGMLNADIGKVILYGLIVGLPTAVIAGPIWVKLTCARQAPANQAQFLAERGEGSIDDSQAPSFAMAMITVLLPLALMVGKTLAIPLLAKGSMAFEWVSFIGNPLIALALSICFAYWSLGLRRGLGMGDLLDLTHRCFPPLAGILLVIGAGGAFNDMLVGSGIGKVLADVLGQSNINPIILAWLIAGLMHFAVGSATVAMISTAGMVLPILGQNPQYSPEILVIAIGAGAIGWTHVTDSAFWVVKEYLGISLSEALKKFTGATVLASVAALVFTLILSRFV is encoded by the coding sequence ATGTCCCCTACCTTTTCTCTATTGATCCTTGGCGCGTCCATTCTGTTGATTGTCGTGCTGATCGGTAAATGCCGTGTGCATCCGTTCCTGGCCCTGATCGCCGCCAGTCTGCTGGTGGGGGTCGGCACGGGCATGACTCCCACCGCGATTGTCTCGGCATTTGAGAAGGGCATGGGCAGCACGCTCGGGTTTCTTGCCGGCATCATTGGGTTGGGCAGTATCCTCGGCAAGTTGCTGGAGGAGTCTGGCGGCGCCAAGCGCATTGCGACCACGCTGCTGCGGCTGCTGGGTGAGCAGAACGCCGCGTGGGCGATGATGCTGGTGGGCTTTATCGCCGGGATTCCGGTGTTCTTCGAGGTGGGATTTGTGCTGCTGATCCCGCTGATTTATGTGGTTGCCCGTCAGACTCGGATTAACCTGTTGTACCTGGGTGTACCGCTGGCGACTTCGCTGATGGTGGTGCATTGCATCCTGCCGCCGCACCCCGCCGCCACGGCCATTACCGGCATGCTCAATGCCGATATCGGCAAGGTGATTTTGTACGGGCTGATCGTCGGCTTGCCCACTGCCGTGATCGCCGGGCCGATCTGGGTCAAGCTGACTTGTGCGCGGCAGGCCCCGGCCAACCAGGCGCAGTTTTTGGCTGAGCGTGGTGAGGGGAGCATCGACGACAGCCAGGCCCCCAGTTTCGCGATGGCGATGATCACCGTGCTGTTGCCCTTGGCGCTGATGGTCGGCAAAACCCTGGCCATCCCCTTGCTGGCCAAAGGCTCGATGGCGTTTGAGTGGGTGTCTTTCATAGGTAACCCGCTGATTGCCCTGGCGCTGTCGATTTGCTTTGCCTACTGGTCCCTGGGCCTGCGCCGTGGGCTGGGCATGGGCGATTTGCTCGACCTGACCCACCGCTGCTTCCCGCCGCTGGCCGGTATTCTGCTGGTGATCGGCGCCGGCGGGGCGTTCAACGACATGCTGGTCGGCAGCGGCATCGGCAAAGTCCTGGCGGACGTGCTGGGCCAGTCCAACATCAACCCGATCATCCTCGCGTGGTTGATCGCCGGGCTGATGCACTTCGCCGTGGGCTCGGCCACCGTGGCCATGATCAGCACCGCCGGCATGGTGTTGCCGATCCTCGGGCAGAACCCGCAATACAGCCCCGAGATCCTGGTGATCGCCATCGGTGCCGGCGCCATCGGCTGGACCCACGTGACCGACTCGGCGTTCTGGGTCGTAAAAGAGTACCTGGGGATTTCCCTCTCCGAAGCCCTCAAGAAATTCACCGGCGCCACCGTGCTCGCCTCGGTGGCAGCCCTGGTCTTTACCCTCATCCTTTCCCGGTTTGTGTGA
- the dsdC gene encoding DNA-binding transcriptional regulator DsdC — protein MAALGLGKAPKLTGAHLSNLHTFLVAARHLSFARAADELCLTASAVSHRIARLEEELSLKLFHRLPRKVDLTDDGERIFKVMQHTMDTLSEAVQERSDSQIEGQLCFYARPSVAQCWLVPRLADFTARYPGIQLDVRVGNEPIDYRTRRIDLVLCYSNGEHPGLESLRLMPERIAPVCSPQYAQAHGLIGHPERLAQCTVLHDVAAWDNISFDAEWRLWLDAVGDSSELPSRFMTFDRSDLSTLAAINHAGVAIGREQLVRKRVQDGELVLPFGGFREAFNYGYYLVHPAHETLPRRLKALIDWLVEQARG, from the coding sequence ATGGCAGCACTTGGCCTGGGCAAAGCGCCGAAGCTCACCGGCGCCCACCTGTCCAATCTGCATACCTTCCTGGTCGCCGCCCGCCACCTCAGCTTTGCCCGCGCCGCTGACGAGCTGTGCCTGACCGCCAGTGCGGTCAGTCACCGCATAGCGCGCCTGGAAGAAGAACTGTCGCTCAAGCTGTTCCATCGCTTGCCGCGCAAGGTCGACCTGACCGATGACGGCGAGCGGATTTTCAAGGTCATGCAGCACACCATGGACACCCTGTCCGAGGCCGTGCAAGAACGCTCCGACAGCCAGATCGAAGGCCAGCTGTGCTTTTACGCACGGCCCTCCGTCGCGCAATGCTGGCTGGTCCCCAGGCTGGCCGATTTCACCGCCCGCTACCCTGGGATTCAACTGGATGTGCGGGTCGGCAACGAACCGATCGACTACCGCACCCGGCGCATCGACCTGGTGCTGTGCTACTCCAACGGCGAGCATCCGGGCCTGGAAAGCCTGCGCCTGATGCCCGAGCGGATTGCCCCGGTGTGCAGCCCGCAATATGCCCAGGCCCATGGCTTGATCGGGCATCCGGAACGCCTGGCACAGTGCACGGTGCTGCACGATGTGGCGGCATGGGACAACATTTCATTCGATGCAGAATGGCGCTTATGGCTGGATGCGGTGGGCGACAGCAGTGAGTTGCCAAGCCGCTTCATGACCTTTGACCGCTCCGACTTGAGCACCCTCGCGGCGATCAACCATGCCGGCGTGGCCATTGGCCGTGAGCAACTGGTGCGCAAGCGTGTGCAAGATGGCGAACTGGTGCTGCCGTTCGGCGGGTTCAGGGAGGCGTTCAACTATGGCTACTATCTGGTCCACCCCGCGCACGAAACCCTGCCCAGACGGCTCAAGGCGTTGATTGATTGGCTGGTCGAGCAAGCCCGGGGTTGA
- a CDS encoding D-serine ammonia-lyase — protein MIQGKTLDAWYASHPVIQQLVALEPLSWFNPAIAPAAVALEDVGLTLEDVQDASARLLRFAPYLAKVFPETAAAGGIIESAIQPLKAMQHALLSEAALPDCGALWLKKDCDLPISGSIKARGGIHEVLKHAEDLALQAGLITLDDNYATLADERALRFFSQYKIAVGSTGNLGLSIGIISAKLGFQATVHMSSDARQWKKDKLRASGVTVVEYASDYSVAVENGRQQAQNDPACYFIDDENSPHLFLGYAVAAERLARQFEVAGVRVDAEHPLFVYLPCGVGGGPGGVAFGLKLAFGDAVHCVFAEPTHSPCMLLGVYTGLHDQVSVQDFGIDNVTAADGLAVGRPSGFVGKAMQRLVDGYYTVTDEELYRLMFLAHELEGVKLEPSALAGAPGIVRVLKDAQYLQRIGVSAAQLASATHLIWGTGGSMVPAEEFATYLDKGRALQTTIHR, from the coding sequence ATGATTCAAGGCAAAACCCTAGACGCCTGGTATGCAAGCCATCCCGTTATCCAGCAATTGGTCGCACTGGAGCCGCTCAGTTGGTTCAACCCCGCGATCGCCCCGGCCGCTGTAGCGCTTGAGGATGTCGGCCTGACCCTGGAGGATGTACAAGACGCCAGCGCGCGCCTGCTTCGCTTCGCGCCCTACCTCGCCAAGGTGTTCCCGGAGACGGCGGCGGCGGGTGGCATCATCGAGTCCGCGATCCAGCCGCTGAAGGCCATGCAGCACGCGCTGTTGAGCGAAGCCGCCCTCCCCGACTGCGGCGCGCTGTGGCTGAAGAAAGACTGCGACTTGCCGATCTCCGGCTCGATCAAGGCCCGTGGCGGTATTCATGAAGTGCTCAAGCACGCTGAAGACCTGGCCCTGCAGGCAGGCTTGATTACCCTCGACGATAACTACGCAACCTTGGCCGACGAGCGCGCACTGAGGTTTTTCAGCCAGTACAAAATCGCCGTGGGCTCCACCGGCAACCTTGGCCTGTCCATCGGCATCATCAGCGCCAAGCTGGGTTTCCAGGCGACGGTGCACATGTCCTCGGATGCGCGCCAATGGAAGAAGGACAAACTGCGCGCCAGCGGCGTGACGGTGGTGGAATACGCCTCCGACTACAGTGTTGCCGTGGAAAACGGCCGCCAACAGGCGCAAAACGATCCGGCCTGCTATTTCATCGACGATGAAAACTCGCCCCACCTGTTCCTTGGCTATGCCGTGGCCGCCGAGCGCCTGGCCCGGCAATTTGAAGTGGCCGGGGTGCGGGTGGACGCCGAGCATCCGCTGTTCGTGTATCTGCCCTGTGGTGTTGGCGGCGGCCCTGGTGGCGTGGCGTTTGGCTTGAAGCTGGCGTTTGGCGATGCCGTGCACTGTGTGTTTGCCGAACCGACCCACTCGCCGTGCATGCTGCTCGGTGTGTATACCGGGCTGCATGACCAGGTGAGCGTGCAGGACTTCGGCATTGACAATGTCACCGCGGCTGACGGCCTGGCAGTGGGCCGCCCCTCCGGCTTCGTCGGCAAGGCAATGCAGCGCCTGGTCGATGGCTACTACACCGTCACCGACGAAGAACTCTACCGCCTGATGTTCCTCGCCCACGAGCTTGAAGGGGTAAAACTCGAACCTTCGGCCCTGGCCGGCGCGCCAGGCATTGTGCGGGTGCTCAAGGACGCGCAGTATTTGCAGCGCATTGGCGTCTCGGCGGCACAGTTGGCCAGCGCCACGCACTTGATCTGGGGCACCGGCGGCAGCATGGTTCCCGCCGAAGAGTTCGCCACCTACCTGGATAAGGGGCGCGCTCTGCAAACCACAATCCATCGTTGA